The DNA window ATGCTACGATGGAAATAACACAGTGAAAATGTGTTTATGTCATTGTGTAAATCAAAGGAACAGAAATAACTATGGTAAAATTGAATTATCCGGAGAAATGCCtccgaaaaattttctgacgaattattttttaacaGCCGTGTATGAGTCTTACAGCAAGTAAGAGACAAACTACACATTTATTTGCACAGATGAGAACCAATGCAActgatttcttccaaaaataggaagaaatgatttttttttattcagaaacGCATATGGGGATAAATGTTCGATCTCAGCGATGGTTTGacgattttttattattccgATGATACACTAGGCAAAGATATTAGAATTCTTTATGATGTGGACATTAGGCCGAGAAGCAAAGCACAGCGAAGAAGGAGGCGGTTTTAAAGCCCTCTCGAAGCAGCACCAACACAAATGCATAAATCCTCGTATGCTGCATGCTTTGCTTCAATCGACAGGGACATTTTTCGAATCTCCCAGCAGTTTTTTTGGAAGCGGACACCACAAAgactgaaaaattccagaaaaaagggtGTGAGTCTAAGTGCTGTACAAAATGGACCCTGTGAAAGGGATGCAGAATGAACAAACTGATAAAATCGGCACTACTACGAGCTCCCGATGAGGTAAATTGGAAAATCAAACGGCATGCACTTCTCGCGTGACTGACAACGAGAATACATCAGATTGTGTGCCATTGTAATATTCCTAAGTGGCGGTATGAATTCGAGGCACAATGTGAGGACTTTGATAGCAAGGCAAAAGAGTCAATACTTAATAACTAAAGGCTGCTTAGAATGACATGCGAGCATTACAAACCTGAATCCGCCCGACTTCTTTTCACGGGAATTCATGGAAGGAgagctgaaaaagaaaaaaaaccatcttaAAAAAGACCATCGACAACCTTTTATGTGATTAGAGGATAAAGCGGCCGGTGTTCATCAATCGTCAACGAagtcgacttcaattcagaatcgtttgaagtctATAAACGCATTTTTGGCCAATGCAGTTGACAAACAATGCCCACGTATCAAACCAATACCTTTTTCTTCCCAGACAAACTTGATACCAAATGATCAACCGAAAAGAGGAACAGCTTGATTGGATTAGGGCGGTTTCAACAGTGTAGCGGTAAAACCAGCCAGTAACGCCTTCTAACATGTTGTTAGTATATGTATTGTTAATAGCACAGTATAGGAGCGAATATTATTCACTACCTAGAAAAGGAGGTAGTAAAGCGGCGTAGCGGCTGTATTGTTAATAGTTATTGTGATATGAAAAAACCATTCATAGCCGTCAAATTCCGCGAAAGATGCGGTCTTGATTAGCACCAGAAGAGTGCATGTCTTTCGTTACCTGCAAGATAATTCTGGAGAAGGGACATTGAAAATCTACAGTGTGTGCCCCCCGCATGAGGGGCAACATCGAGTAGCACATATACAGTATAAATACACCTTGTCCTTCGTCACTTTCCTACTAGGTGATTCAATAAATGAGAGGAAAACGCTTGTCTTCAACGGACAGATGCACTTTTGCATGTACCAGTACTTTCTCCCCACTCTGCGCGTATATAGCTAGCTATCTATATACGCATTAACTACAGGCTCcctgaaatttttcagaatggccattatgaaaagaagaaatttctcgaaacaaGAAAAGTCACAGGAAATATTCGGATAGTTGTTAATCATTTGAGAGTTTGTGAGTCAGCAGCAGCTTAAAAAACACATATGAGAAATCTCTTGTAACTATATTGGAACCAAAAAAGACAAATCAGTTCATATCCCTGACAATAGGAACTAAGGCGAAAATTGATGTTCTAGCAACTGAACGGATTACAGGAAGTTAATCGTGAGCAAAAGCGCGGAAAAATAATTTGACGACATGAGCAAAATCATTAGTGAAAAGCAGTACTGTCGTAAAGAATAAGCGAGGATTTTACAGCGGCTCCACAGGACAGCTGCATGAGAAAGGTTTAGCCTCACCCGCATCTCGTTGAGGTATGTCAAGTAGGGACGAATGGTTGCTTAAATGAGCTCTGGCAGCTTAATCGAGATTTTGACGGATGACGAAAGGCTGTtggacaaaagaaaagaaaaagaaagcgaagaatgaagaaatctTAATTCTCATTCAAAAACTATTGATTAGATCAGGAACGCAAGCCACACTTCTGAAAGCTGATATGAAGAAGGATTTAAAAACAtgtaatctgaaaaaaatactctGAATAGAATTCAACGAGATTTGGGAGAATCGCAGGTACATTGAATCATCTTTTTCGAAACGTCTACCTAAGGGCTCAAAATTAGCGCGAAGATGGGAAAAACGGACTTGTCGTGGGAACTAAAAACCCAAGAAGAAACAAAGCAGTTGGTGGTGGTGTGCTAGACGAAAACCATTTGGAAAAGCAACCACGTATAAGCGTAAATACCTTTAGATACTACCAACAACCATAAAGGAAGTGGAAAATGCTTTGATTCTGCGAAAAGACATCGCGTAATGTGGACAGCTTTTCCAGGTAGTAATGAACATAATCGAGGTCTTACTGACTCCTCTCTACagaaattacagaaataaCCGCAGCACAGATCAACACCAGTATCACCATGCTAAccataataacgggcttattctatcatgtgtttgtttgttcgttcgttcgttcgtccgttcgaaattccagaaagccgGTGAGTGAGTCGGTTCCAACGGCGTTAGACCGGAAGAATAGTGCGACGGCTCAAGAACGTGATTTAATTTGTTGTGACGCGCTCAACGGACTAAAAAAAGGCGacgttggtgcgccggcgccagaaaactacaaaatgaCTTGGACGGAAATCACGACGTCGAACTGATGCGAAGCAGCGATCTACTACATTACAATAACTGCAAGTGAATTTGTCAAGGAGTAaataaaacgaagagaaaCATTTTATGGCCGTGAAAGCTGCTGTGTTACTTTTCACCCCTATGTACTCCACCGCATTTCTGTTCCCTTGTTAGTTTGCCTTATCAGTTTGGTAACACCCTTTTCTAAGAAGTTGGAAACACGAATGCGAACGACAccttaaatagtagctaacagtttGCGTGCTCTGACGTAGAACCTTagctttatcagtacgatgtccaCATCAATGCCATTTCATATCTGTtgaggagaaagagaagaaaaacccaTGCTTTGGAATTATGTTTTCAAACTTTAACGATATCGAAAGAATATATGTAGGTGTAAAATTCAGTATGAATACTCTCGGAATGTAATATTatctcctttaaaggcagcatacaacgaatcCAACGTGTTGAGGAAAcagcgggaaaagctagagatggggtctTAGATTGAGGGATCAGGGGTGAATCCCGTAAatgttctggtcccctcagcaacctattcattggtttcacccgaataggcagtcgaggaggACTCACTGGCTCTCGAACGCTCCGCTGCTGAATGCGGCGCACAGGGTGGCACGCTGCAACTgaaattgtcgtgaaaaaatgagtgcttcaTGCCGCTTTTTTTATACAACGATTATATagagatgagaggaaccaCCGCTGATCcaacaatctacaacctcatcccTACCTTTTCCAGAGGTTTCCCTCGTTAGAACCATGATATTATCACTTCAATTTATCATGGTTTCATGAATGcttaaatttcttaaaaagaaCGAAACAGGAGtcgtcagagaaaaaaattaattttacgAATAATGCCGCTTGATTTAATTTCTATCCTTGAAGGTGGACGAAGCGTGCACCACACGAAGTCTGATGTCAGACTGGTAAGTgaataaaacttttaaaaaatagtactGGACGAAGATATAAGCACGTAAATTCTAGATTAGATATGTGGACGCTCAAAATGTGTACGGGAAGAGCTTTTCTCGGAACTAGaaccgaagaaaaataaaactgttgCACTGCATTTAACTAACACATGaactttcattgttttcttcgaaTGCAAATATCTCAACTCAGATTTCACATTATCAGGAGGAACAAACGCCATAAAAATCAACACACTTTTGTTTTCGGCGGCACAAGGTTTTCAGCTGCATAAAAATCTGGAGTTCTAGATGTGGCGAAATTGTTGAAACCTTCAAATATGTGTAGAACACTTTGCGTAAACAATATATTTTCTCATAATTAGTACAGTTTTCAGTTATAAAGGAGGAGTATTTTCTGCCGCGTACGAATggattttggaaaagaaaatgaatgaaaatgaaaggtCTGCTACGAAAATGGAGGAGTATTGCAGGAAATGAGCTGTTGTATATTGAACTTTGAATAGtatatattttgatttttgttatgtATTTCAGTTGATGATATACAAACATCCCGAAGAAACGCTGGATGGAACGTTCTCGAACATCTCATAGGGAAGAGGTTCCAGTGAATGGACTACTCTTAAAAGCCGATTCTTACGTGCAAACAGTATTATTCGCTGTTTTTGTCTTCGCTGAGAAGACTTCGTTGTGGTAACTATGGTAGCGCACACGCATAGATTTCGTCATACGAGGCGACAGTTAAGGCTAATAAAGAAGACCATTTTCAGCCTTTGGGGCAACTGCCGACTTTAGGATTTTTCTAAGCAAATGTAGAGTTTGGGGTGGTAGAACGCGTCCCACGCCCTTTGTACACGCTCGGGTTCCTTAATCAGCTTGTTCAATGGCTTTACTTGACTAGGCTGTTAAGGAAATCTCATTGATttccgaccgctcgctcgtggatgcagCGCGGAACGCTAGGTTCTGAGGTACCTCacggaaacaaaaagaaacactctGAACTCCATATTTGCTCGTAGAACACCCAACAATTAACATCAACAACAAGGTTTTTGGTTTGAAAGTAATGAATGAAACAGTTCCCTTAGGAGCATGAAAGCTTGGAGCCCGAAGACGATAGTTTTGTggaattcaaatgaaattgaattcaTTCTGACTGGTAGGTGCACGTTACGTTTGTCCTGCAGATCCACAGGCCATTTGCAGCATTTGAAGAGTATAGAATAACAAATTGACTAGGAGAAAATCCCAAAACGttgtttgaatattttaagTGAAGAGCTGCGAGTGGTTTAAAACagcggtcgaaaatcgatAAGCGAAAATATTCTAGTTGCTCGTTTCATTGTTGACGGCAAAAACAGTTGAGGGGAATGTACTTTAATGAGTGATTTCCCTTATCCACTCAAGTTTTGCATCATATTAATACAAAGAAAAGTCatcaaagagaaataaatgcaTTACCATAGCAGTTCTgcgaatttttatttcctttatcTTAATCAACTTAAGAATGGCATTAAATGCATGGACACACTTGTCAATTACGAGAAAAGAAGTCCAAAAATCTAGCTGCATCCAATTTTAAAATACTGGcgccagaaaagaaattttgtgcaCTTTTCTTTATAAAAGTTAGATGGATTGTTGTTTCATACGCAGCCGTATTTGAGGAAAATGGTGATGACTAACCTCGCATTAAACTGACAAAACAACCCGTAACACTTTAGGAATAGCTACAATAACGGGAATTCCCGAATATTCGGAAAGCAACAGGCTCTTTAAATCATTCTCCAGATCATCCAGATAGCAACGGAGTGAGTCTATTTCGAGAAATGTAGTAGGCGCTGAGCGTGCCGAATCGGATGAGCACGATGCGGCTTCGATGAGAGCATTGCAGTGGAAAGTATCAACTAAAGAAAGAGCGTGTGCTGCGGCAGATGCATCACGTTCGCCCGGTAGAACAAATCTGGCAGCCATATTAGGGATCCGCTCCGCCAACGAAGAGTTGGGTTTACTTCTTGATAAAAGGTTATAAATTGCTATCAGTACAATTAGTCTCATCTAAGACTCTCATTGCTTAATATGAATATATTGCATGACACAGGTAACAGATTTAAAAGGAAGTAAATGCCTTCgtaaaatagagaaaaatttccGGGCGTACAATTGGTACTTAAACGGTGAAAGGTGAGGAATACCACCTGTGTGATTATTCCTTGTATGAAGCAGTCCTCAGAAGTTAATGATTATATTACAAATCACAAGGAAACTTTAGAACGCCACCATTATAGAAACAACCACACCCAACGACGTAAAATAATctgcagaaaataatttaCAGTAATTGACCGCATTTCAAGCAAAACTCGCAGAGAATCCGACGATAAAAACAGAGGGGTATGTGTGGGGCTTAACCAGACGTAAGCTGGACGTTTTGTAAATGTGCAATTCATATCCAAATGAGACTGCGTTCACCACAAACACCACAAACAAGCAGATAAATCCCACAATAGTCACTGCTCTGTAAAATCCATGGGAAATATCCGAatccaattcttttttgtgaCATCTCAGAACAATCTAGTGCCGCAATTTCCATTAAATAGGAAATGTtccaaagaatgaaaaacctCTCATTTCCAGACTCTAAGCAGGTCTGCGAGAATGTTTATATAAAAGTGGATCGCGCAATGTTTCAACTGCTATTAGCAACACTTCACATCACATCACCAAATTTATTGGTACTATGCAGTTAAGGATGATTCAGTGCTGAATTTATAAAGTAAACATGAAAAACCGCATAtatttgcagagaaaaattgtATTGCATAGAGTTCCGAGAAAAAGTTGATCTGGCTGAAATCAGCAACGACGTAACCCGAATACAAAAATGATGTGATTGACATTAAAGTCACTTGTTAGGACCAAGATGCAAAATTGCATacataataaaaatcaaattcctTAACCTTCTTTTGAAACCATGAACACATGAATCTAGCTTTCTTAGTATTTGGTAGTTAAGTTAAGTCTAGAAATCTAAATCCTGTGCAAATCACTGGTCGAGTTTCGTCCAAAAATTCTGGACACTCCTGTAATGTCGAAAAATTCGTCTACTCGTAATCCCACTGTCTATCCCAGAAAGTTCATTCCAGCGCTGGTCGTTcttaaaaaaactacttaaCAGTGGGTGATGGTCATCAGATAAATGTTCAATCTTCCCACAAAAGCCCCAGCTATAATATTACTTTCTCGTTTTCCTGAAGAAAGATGTCAAAGCTTCCAAGTGAGTGGAAGATTAGTGTACGCTGTGTGTGAATTAGACTGAAAAATGCTATAATGGTCTTATCGAATGAACGCAATGAGCCAAACGCatattctaaaagaaaagctgtggaattttcataaaaaatcTGAGAAGCAATTCAAATACAAATTCGCAACTTACGGAATCGTTATTTCCCATTGGCGATCCGCAGGAGAAAATGGCGCGTTACAGTCCGCCTTGAAGGCTCAATCCGCAAACAATTATTCATCGTTTCATTGCGCTATGAATCTCACCAAGCTCTTCGTACGTAATTACTCACATTGAAGTcgctgttaaaggcatcaccccacgaatctgaggtggtgcagatttcaggtggagtattcgtatacgggatgggagactacggagagggaggtgattccgtccatttcttgctaattgccgtaaaaaacggcccggaagatgcggggcCGCACAagattggcgcgctccaatcgaacctcttgtacaaaatggtgcgccaaaacgaatgaagccgtatcttccgggccgttttttacggcaattaggaagaaatggacggaatcaccctcttctccgtagtctcccatcctttatacgaatactccacttgaaatctgcaccacctcagattcgtggggtgatgcctttaaggaaagaCAGGGAATAAGGAAAATGGAGGGAAGAACCGAAGCGGTTCGGATGCTACGAGGAAAAGGGAACGTCTTTCAATATAAACGTCAACGATGACTATTGAAAAATGATCTAAACCGGAGAAAAATGCACCTTAGTAcgttgcaacaaaaaaattcaaactaaactgaaacttaaaaaataagaaccatACTAAATTAAATGCAAATGGAAGCGATTTCCGATTCCCAGATTATCGTGCAACGTAAAGTTCAGGATGTTACCTAGGCACAAAAGCCACATCGGCaactgctgcaaaaaaaacaccctTTTGTAAGATTAAAAAGTGAGATCGTGTCGATTTGAGAAAGTaaaatgtgcagaaaaaaCCTAACCTCTTCATACAGCTCCAAAGCTGTTGAGAATACGACAGCCGACGAGCCAAACATATCCACTGATACGCACTAATCCTAACTGAACAAAAGAAAGTGTTTATTCGAATTCAGAGGCTAGCACCCAGAGAGGACAGAACTTGCTGCGAATATGGGGCAATTTGTCCGATTCATAGGAAATAAGAGGCAGTTGAACGGAGCCGCCAATGGTTCTTCGTCAGTGGATACGGCACATACTCGGATCTCTTGAGTGGCACAAAatcatttgaaagaaaatgacgAGATCGGATTGGGTTACGAGCAATAAGCAGCGCCGCAGCGGATGCTATCGTTTTCTCGCTTTGCGCGATTGTGGAAACAGCGGAAGAACGCGTGGAGCCCCTTTCAAATGGAATACCGATATTTACCTAAAGAGAAGAACAGAGACCCATTCGGGTCGGATAGTGTGTCCCAGTGAACATTTCCGACTAATAGGAAACGTCAGGGTTTCGTAAGAAAGTGTTTGTGGCAGAAGAATTAGGTTAACATTAAAATTGATtagtaatataaaaaaggacgAGAAATCCCTTTCACAGAACTTCAGTGGGATTAAATCACAATATCTAGGAAAGTTTGCTGGTCTAAGCAGAAATATTCTCGTGAACAGAAGCAGTTACAAAGAGAAACTTTGCATACTATCGACAAGCAATTTCCGCTATTCTGATGCTGTTATATAGTGCACGTTTGTAGCTAAGATACTATAGCTACTACAGCTCCCAGGAACCTTTCAGTTCCTAGTGAGAACTGACGAGGAATTGCGTTTTCATAAGTGCACTTTAATATGCCTTCAACACAGAACAACATGTGAAAAGAAATACCAGTAAAAAATGGAGGAAACGAACCAGATCCGTAAGCCTGGCTATTCGGAACAGGGCTTGGATCTAGCGGTACCCAAGAGAAGAAAGGTGATAAGCGACAATTTTATGTTCATTAATGTAGGAACATGAAGGGAACGAAAGCTGAAGGATGCCGATTACGTCAGCGCCGCACCCTAAAACTCACGGAAGAGTCTGCCTCCAGCGGCTTCCCAAAGAGAGATTGTTGCATTTCATTAACGAATTGTTGACCATACTCTTCCAAAACATCATGGTCCACCTGAACAAAGAACATTTAACGTGGACcatagaagaatttttgaggGAATACCTTCTCAAAACCGCTCGAGTCTACAGAACCTTCGGTAGAGGCCTGTCCGGTCGAACTAGACGACGGAGGTGCTGGAGGTGCCTGAAAAACGATCCATGTGTTTCTCCTAACTATACTATTTAAAGGATTCATGACAATTTAATTcattactactattttttttatcattttattatgaATTTAATCAAGGACAACCGCTAGAAACGTGAACTACTCAAGCACCTGCAAATTGGAGAAATAATTGTTGGATTCATCGAAGCCAGATGGTGGCGCATTTGGTGAAAGATCGGATGGTGAGTCCATTACCGCACGTGATGTTGTGGTTTTAAAGTTCTTTCCACGACTATTCTAGAAAGCTCATATATGCAAGAATAACTACTAATAACTACAGAAATATTTGTCCAAAGTGACggaaaaaaacacgagaaaaaaaaacatgggagGTAAGTGAAATGAAGGCAAAAACAGCAACATCTATAGAGTAGATTGCTGGGGAATCAATGGTTAGAAAAGGCGCATTTTCAGAATATTTCGACCGAGACCGACACAATATTTGCCAGATACGGCTACGTAAAGGAAATTGGTGACATGATCAAAACTGTTAACGCTAACGCACAGTATAATTTTGAGGCTAAAAGTAGATCCAAGCCTTATCAATTCGACCACGTGAAGAACTTCAAATTCTGATTCACATCTATGGGAGTTTTGAAAGGAGAGAATCCTACCACTAAATAAGCCAAGAATCCTGCATAAATAATTAGTGGAATTTGTCAGTGAGGGGGAAATGATGGCTTGGAGAAACTAGCGAAAAAGACACATTCACTAAAAAtacgtttttgaaaaacaactgTTAACGCTAAAATTAGGCTAAGGAAGACCGCAGGAGAAGAACAGCGGACTCGATATTCTCTAAAACTGTCACAGAGACGCctaagtatagtcgggtcaaaacgacatgaatcacgagtgtagttaccgtgcatttgcgtacgcgctcgaaacggcgcggcggAGGAAGCAGTTGGAAcagagttgggaccgtcggaaactgcagcgatggatggtgtcagcaagggtttcaccacgctcctagcaactacgctccaccgaagagCCTTAAGAGAAACCGAGAAACTACTATATGTatctcattattatttatttcagtaTTTTCGACCTGTACTATATGTATTGGAATCAACATAAAAAAGACGAGACTTTTTAGAGATGTAGAACTTCCTACAAATTTATAAAGAACAGTAGTTAACGGAAACGCTGCAACACAACGCGAATAGTGAACAAAATATGGGTATCCACGGAAATCGCAAATGTCGCAAACCGCTGCTATagtcaaaggcatcaccccacgaatctgaggtggtgcagatttcaggtggagtactcgtatacgggatgggagactacggagaggggggtgattccgtccatttcttcctaactgccgtaaaaaacggcccggaagatacggcttcaggcgttttggcgcactattttccacaaggagttcgattggagcgcgccagccttgcgcggcatcttccgggccgttttttacggcatttaggaaaaaatggacagaatcacccccctctacgtagtcttccatcccgtatacgaatactccacctgaaatctgcaccacctcagattcatgggatgatgccttcaagttaAAACGGCCTGAAACTCGGAGCAatcgcgtaagcggccgctctcgaagcggcgcggtggaagaGCTACGGTTTTGCGGTCGAGGTAGGGCCATGGCGAACTGTAACGATAAGTTGAGATGGTAAGGATCTCTCTCGAACCCAATCGCTAAGTTATACTGAGCCATTGCGAGCGCTACATCAGTAATCACACCCAGgtgaaaagtaggaaaatctCAAGTTTCTGGGCGCGCAGCaagcatctttttttccttgaaggaaATCTCAACAAACAAGTAATAACGTGGAATTTGGTCCGGCCACGGCGCTCGATGTGACGGTAGAGCACACTTGCTTTACGAGTAAATGTAAAAGTGAAATTAGTTCACGTGTTAGAACACAAATATTGAGATTTAGTTGCCAACGTACTGCAATTCATAGCTGATGATGCGTTGAAAAATTGCTCGCGTCTATGCAgacgaaaattctggaatcttacctt is part of the Necator americanus strain Aroian chromosome V, whole genome shotgun sequence genome and encodes:
- a CDS encoding hypothetical protein (NECATOR_CHRV.G19072.T3), giving the protein MDSPSDLSPNAPPSGFDESNNYFSNLQAPPAPPSSSSTGQASTEGSVDSSGFEKVDHDVLEEYGQQFVNEMQQSLFGKPLEADSSVNIGIPFERGSTRSSAVSTIAQSEKTIASAAALLIARNPIRSRHFLSNDFVPLKRSEYVPYPLTKNHWRLRSTASYFL